In Fusobacterium periodonticum ATCC 33693, a single genomic region encodes these proteins:
- a CDS encoding DUF7336 domain-containing protein — MKIYVLSHSYECDVEKTKDEGRFLGVYLTKKEAIKKAEMYKKIKGFSSHISNFYIGCYTVDKTLKWLDNYSIDNWRAVAFIGKFYRQNIE; from the coding sequence ATGAAAATATATGTACTGTCTCATTCTTATGAATGTGATGTAGAAAAAACAAAAGATGAAGGAAGATTCTTAGGAGTTTACTTAACAAAAAAAGAAGCTATTAAAAAAGCAGAAATGTACAAAAAGATAAAAGGTTTCTCTTCACATATTTCAAATTTCTATATAGGCTGTTATACTGTTGATAAAACATTAAAATGGTTAGATAATTATAGTATAGATAATTGGCGTGCAGTTGCATTTATAGGAAAATTTTACAGACAAAATATTGAATAA
- a CDS encoding DUF7336 domain-containing protein produces the protein MKIYVLSHEYCYGDYKYKYKEESRFIGIYLTRREALKALEKFKKISGFSSHLDGFYIDKTEIDQLSWIDGYRTGYFSMELGMYEEKEKE, from the coding sequence GTGAAAATATATGTATTATCTCATGAATATTGTTATGGAGATTATAAATATAAGTATAAAGAGGAAAGTAGATTTATAGGAATATATTTGACAAGAAGAGAAGCTTTAAAAGCTTTAGAAAAATTTAAAAAGATAAGTGGGTTCTCCTCTCACCTAGATGGCTTTTATATAGATAAAACAGAAATTGACCAATTGAGTTGGATAGATGGTTATAGAACAGGCTATTTTAGTATGGAATTAGGTATGTATGAAGAAAAGGAAAAGGAATGA
- a CDS encoding DUF7336 domain-containing protein codes for MESKIKKVYMLYHINERKDEKLIGFLSSKEKAESIIKELLEKPGFRDCPDGFKIKIMIIGKDYYTRGFKSKCAPKDE; via the coding sequence ATGGAATCTAAAATAAAGAAAGTCTACATGTTGTATCATATAAATGAAAGAAAAGATGAAAAGTTAATTGGTTTTTTGTCAAGCAAAGAAAAAGCTGAGAGTATAATAAAAGAATTGCTAGAAAAACCTGGATTTAGAGATTGTCCTGATGGATTTAAAATAAAAATAATGATAATAGGAAAAGATTACTATACAAGAGGTTTTAAGTCAAAATGTGCTCCTAAAGATGAATAA
- a CDS encoding DUF2247 family protein gives MITLDDFKNNNLKINWKVIHIGCLGSEIFKNELSYDDIINFSLEEFDEKNKLILRIVGSDRDEYQEIGYLVQELANMEKSEYKLAFEKWKLVYIKKNFPQLNKNIIQGLIELNDLWVKLDFPEDSPCILQGVKNNISPQEYYTEENYIYLYNRHLDWIRDKSDYLNGK, from the coding sequence ATGATAACTTTAGATGATTTTAAAAACAATAATTTAAAAATTAACTGGAAAGTAATTCATATTGGATGTTTAGGAAGTGAAATATTTAAAAATGAATTAAGCTATGATGATATAATAAATTTTTCGTTGGAAGAATTTGATGAAAAAAATAAATTAATTTTAAGAATAGTGGGAAGTGACAGAGATGAATACCAAGAAATAGGATATCTAGTTCAAGAACTTGCTAATATGGAAAAATCTGAATATAAATTAGCATTTGAAAAATGGAAGTTAGTATATATAAAGAAAAATTTTCCACAATTAAATAAAAATATTATACAAGGGCTTATAGAATTAAATGATCTTTGGGTTAAATTAGATTTTCCAGAAGATAGTCCCTGTATTCTTCAAGGAGTAAAAAATAATATTTCTCCACAGGAGTATTATACTGAAGAAAATTATATATATTTATATAATAGACACTTAGATTGGATTAGAGATAAAAGTGATTATCTAAATGGAAAATAA
- a CDS encoding DUF1871 family protein codes for MLSSNEKLIELIEFGNEIKEIINLWDPMGLIDFCPADEYETEVKGIRNLVVNNKNIDKKSLGQEIRNIFEYYFSNEYKSKQEIEEDIASKIIEKSKENKLNFILPNYYDTKKIIFKNQKEADIYINLRIKINKIIKLWDPLKIMDISFSNEYSYEINRIIEELSKNISAQDLAEKINKIFKNSYNELYEIEKNEEIKIARKILKAYNIEEGRGI; via the coding sequence ATGTTAAGTAGTAATGAAAAATTGATAGAATTAATAGAATTTGGTAATGAAATAAAAGAAATTATAAATTTATGGGATCCAATGGGGCTAATAGACTTTTGTCCAGCAGATGAGTATGAAACAGAAGTAAAAGGAATAAGAAATTTAGTAGTAAATAATAAAAATATAGATAAAAAATCACTAGGTCAAGAGATAAGAAATATATTTGAATATTATTTTTCAAATGAATATAAGTCAAAACAAGAGATTGAAGAGGATATAGCAAGTAAGATTATAGAAAAAAGTAAAGAAAATAAATTAAATTTTATTCTACCTAATTATTATGATACTAAAAAAATTATTTTCAAAAATCAAAAAGAAGCAGATATTTATATTAATTTGCGTATAAAAATTAATAAAATTATAAAACTATGGGATCCTTTAAAAATAATGGATATTTCTTTTAGCAATGAATATTCTTATGAAATAAATAGAATTATAGAAGAATTATCAAAAAATATATCTGCTCAAGATTTAGCTGAAAAAATAAATAAAATTTTTAAAAACTCATATAATGAGTTATATGAAATAGAAAAAAATGAAGAAATTAAAATAGCTAGAAAAATTCTTAAAGCATATAACATAGAAGAAGGAAGAGGCATATGA
- the citF gene encoding citrate lyase subunit alpha, whose amino-acid sequence MKFIKNAVGREIPEYLEGIGELVPFKGVDAIKPTKNKAGAKLRMRIQDEPKLVASLEEAIKKSGLKDGMTISFHHHMRNGDAVVNMVLDLIAKMGIKDLTLAPSSLGTCHEPVIEHIKNGVVTGIQSSGLRAPLGDEISKGILKKPVIIRSHGGRARAVEDGELHIDVAFLAAPSCDEMGNINGRTGKSACGSMGYAKVDAEYADYVIAVTDNLVAFPNLPASIDQTLVDSVVVVDSIGDPKKIVSGAIRDSENPRDLLIAEYAVKAILASGYFKDGFVYQTGTGGASLSVTKLLKEEMIKTGTRASLGLGGITSQLVNLHEEGLMDALFDTQSFDLDAVRSIGENPKHYEISASFYANPNTPGPAVNNLSFVMLSALEIDTSFNVNVMTKSNGVINEAVGGHQDTAAGAKMSIILAPLMRARIPIIVDKVTTVCTPGDAVDVICTDYGIVVNPRRKDLIENFTKAGLELKTIEEMKNLAEQLTGKPDPIEFTDEIVGIVEYRDGSIIDVIKKVKE is encoded by the coding sequence ATGAAATTTATAAAAAATGCAGTTGGCAGAGAAATTCCTGAATACTTAGAAGGAATTGGAGAATTAGTTCCTTTCAAAGGTGTGGATGCAATAAAACCAACTAAAAATAAAGCTGGTGCAAAATTAAGAATGAGAATTCAAGATGAGCCTAAATTAGTTGCTAGTCTTGAAGAAGCTATTAAGAAATCTGGATTAAAAGATGGAATGACTATATCTTTCCACCACCATATGAGAAATGGAGATGCTGTTGTCAATATGGTTTTAGATTTAATAGCTAAAATGGGTATAAAAGACCTTACATTAGCTCCTAGTTCATTAGGAACTTGTCATGAACCTGTTATAGAACATATTAAAAATGGAGTTGTTACTGGAATACAATCAAGTGGACTTCGTGCTCCATTAGGAGATGAAATTTCAAAAGGTATACTTAAAAAACCTGTTATCATAAGAAGTCATGGTGGAAGAGCAAGAGCTGTTGAAGATGGAGAATTACATATAGATGTTGCTTTCCTTGCTGCTCCTAGCTGTGATGAAATGGGAAATATCAATGGAAGAACTGGAAAAAGTGCTTGTGGATCTATGGGATATGCAAAAGTAGATGCTGAATATGCAGACTATGTAATAGCTGTAACAGATAATTTAGTAGCTTTCCCTAACCTACCTGCAAGTATAGACCAAACATTAGTTGACTCAGTTGTAGTCGTAGATAGTATTGGAGATCCTAAAAAGATAGTTTCAGGAGCAATAAGAGATTCTGAAAACCCAAGAGATTTATTAATTGCTGAATATGCAGTAAAAGCTATTTTAGCTTCTGGATATTTTAAAGATGGTTTTGTTTATCAAACAGGTACTGGTGGAGCAAGTTTATCAGTTACAAAACTTCTAAAAGAAGAAATGATAAAAACTGGAACAAGAGCTTCTTTAGGACTTGGAGGAATTACATCTCAATTAGTTAATTTACATGAAGAAGGATTAATGGATGCTCTATTTGATACTCAATCATTTGACTTAGATGCAGTAAGATCAATAGGAGAAAATCCTAAACATTATGAAATATCAGCATCATTTTATGCAAATCCTAACACACCTGGACCTGCTGTAAATAATCTAAGCTTTGTAATGTTAAGTGCTTTAGAAATAGATACAAGTTTCAATGTAAATGTTATGACTAAGTCTAATGGTGTTATAAATGAAGCAGTTGGAGGACACCAAGACACAGCTGCTGGAGCCAAAATGAGTATAATTCTTGCACCACTTATGAGAGCAAGAATTCCTATAATAGTTGATAAGGTTACAACAGTATGTACTCCAGGAGATGCAGTAGATGTTATCTGTACTGACTATGGAATAGTTGTAAACCCTAGAAGAAAAGACTTAATAGAAAACTTTACTAAAGCAGGACTTGAATTAAAAACTATTGAAGAAATGAAAAATCTTGCTGAGCAATTAACTGGTAAACCTGATCCTATTGAATTTACTGATGAAATAGTTGGTATAGTTGAATATAGAGATGGTTCTATCATAGATGTTATCAAAAAAGTAAAAGAATAA
- the citE gene encoding citrate (pro-3S)-lyase subunit beta, which produces MAIRDRLRRTMMFLPGNNPSMITDAHIYKPDSIMIDLEDAVSVNQKDAARFLVSEALKAIDYKTTERVVRVNGLDTPFGADDIRAIVKAGVDVIRLPKTDNPDEIIAVDKLITEVEREIGKEGETLLMAAIESAAGIMNVKDIALASKRLMGIALGAEDYVTNLKTSRSKHGWELYYAREAIVLAARNAGIYCFDTVYSDVNNIEGFRNEVQFIKDLGFDGKSCIHPKQVRIVHEIYTPTQKEIEKSIRIINGAKEAEAKGSGVISVDGKMVDSPIIMRAQRVLELAKASGIYKED; this is translated from the coding sequence ATGGCAATTAGAGATAGATTAAGAAGAACAATGATGTTTCTACCTGGAAACAATCCGTCAATGATTACAGATGCACATATCTATAAACCAGACTCTATAATGATTGACTTAGAAGATGCAGTAAGTGTAAATCAAAAAGATGCTGCTAGATTTTTAGTTTCTGAAGCATTAAAAGCAATAGATTACAAAACAACTGAAAGAGTTGTAAGAGTAAACGGACTTGACACTCCATTTGGAGCAGATGACATAAGAGCAATTGTAAAGGCTGGAGTAGATGTAATAAGACTTCCTAAAACTGATAATCCAGATGAAATAATTGCTGTTGATAAACTTATAACAGAAGTTGAAAGAGAAATAGGTAAAGAAGGAGAAACTTTACTAATGGCCGCTATTGAAAGTGCTGCTGGTATTATGAATGTTAAAGATATTGCTCTTGCAAGTAAAAGACTTATGGGAATAGCTCTAGGAGCAGAAGACTATGTTACTAACTTAAAAACTTCAAGAAGTAAACATGGTTGGGAACTATACTATGCAAGAGAAGCTATTGTACTTGCTGCAAGAAATGCAGGAATCTATTGTTTTGACACTGTTTATTCTGATGTTAATAATATAGAAGGTTTCAGAAATGAAGTTCAATTCATTAAAGATTTAGGATTTGATGGAAAATCTTGTATACATCCTAAACAAGTTAGAATAGTACATGAAATTTATACACCAACTCAAAAAGAAATTGAAAAATCAATTAGAATTATAAATGGTGCAAAAGAAGCTGAAGCTAAGGGTTCAGGAGTTATATCTGTTGATGGTAAAATGGTTGATAGCCCAATTATTATGAGAGCTCAAAGAGTTTTAGAATTAGCAAAAGCTAGTGGGATTTACAAGGAGGACTAA
- the citD gene encoding citrate lyase acyl carrier protein, protein MVLKTVGIAGTLESSDAMITVEPANEGGIVIDVSSSVKRQFGRQITETVLNTIKELGVENASVKVVDKGALNYALIARTKAAVYRAAESKEYKF, encoded by the coding sequence ATGGTTTTAAAAACTGTTGGTATTGCTGGAACATTAGAATCAAGTGATGCTATGATAACTGTTGAACCTGCCAATGAAGGTGGGATTGTTATTGATGTTTCAAGCTCAGTAAAAAGACAATTTGGTAGACAAATTACAGAAACTGTGCTTAACACTATAAAGGAATTAGGAGTTGAAAATGCTTCTGTTAAAGTTGTGGATAAGGGTGCATTAAATTATGCTCTTATAGCAAGAACTAAGGCTGCAGTATATAGAGCTGCTGAATCTAAAGAATATAAATTTTAG
- the citG gene encoding triphosphoribosyl-dephospho-CoA synthase CitG: MKMNNKEVAKLAIKALLYEVSISPKAGLVSRLSNGSHKDMNFYTFIDSALSLDNYFSECFIYGQENDFYSPSFFKNLRDLGKEAERDMYEATKGINTHKGTIFSMGIIISVLASYLKEADKIDLKVLSEKIKNMCSPLLEELENTNNFSTYGEKAFKNHHLTGARGLALSGYDIALLNGINKLKEFTKILDFETSCILLLFYYISILDDTNIVNRADFETLKEIQILCKNLYEENSRSLSKEKIRNEMSKLNDIFIEKNISAGGSADLLILTIFIHSITCEN; this comes from the coding sequence ATGAAAATGAATAATAAAGAAGTTGCTAAATTAGCAATAAAAGCTCTTTTATATGAGGTGAGTATAAGCCCAAAAGCTGGGCTTGTAAGTCGTCTTAGTAATGGCTCTCATAAAGATATGAACTTCTATACTTTCATTGATTCTGCACTTTCTTTAGATAACTATTTTTCTGAATGTTTTATCTATGGGCAGGAAAATGATTTTTATTCTCCTAGTTTTTTTAAGAATTTAAGAGATTTAGGAAAAGAAGCTGAAAGAGATATGTATGAAGCTACTAAAGGAATTAATACTCATAAGGGAACTATTTTCTCAATGGGAATTATAATTTCTGTTCTAGCTAGTTATTTAAAAGAAGCTGATAAAATAGATTTAAAGGTACTGAGTGAAAAAATTAAAAATATGTGTAGTCCACTTTTAGAAGAATTAGAAAATACAAATAATTTTTCTACTTATGGTGAAAAAGCATTTAAAAATCACCATTTAACTGGTGCAAGAGGATTAGCTCTTTCTGGTTATGATATAGCTTTACTTAATGGAATAAACAAATTAAAAGAGTTTACAAAAATTTTAGATTTTGAAACTTCTTGTATTTTACTTTTATTTTATTATATATCTATTTTAGATGATACAAATATAGTAAATAGAGCTGATTTTGAAACTCTAAAAGAAATTCAAATACTGTGTAAAAATCTTTATGAAGAAAATAGTAGATCTTTATCAAAAGAAAAAATAAGAAATGAAATGTCAAAATTAAATGATATTTTTATAGAAAAAAATATAAGTGCTGGTGGCAGTGCGGATTTATTAATTTTAACAATTTTTATACATTCTATAACATGTGAAAATTAG
- a CDS encoding oxaloacetate decarboxylase subunit alpha — MNKIKIMETCLRDGHQSLMATRLTTAEMLPIIEKLDSVGYHSLEMWGGATFDAALRFLNEDPWERLREIKKRVKNTKLQMLLRGQNLLGYRNYADDIVERFVKKSIQNGIDIVRIFDALNDVRNLQTACEATKKYGGHAQLAMSYTISPVHTIEYYKNLALEMQEIGADSIAIKDMSGILLPEVAYELVKELKSVLRVPVEVHTHATAGLASMTYIKAVEAGADIIDTAISPLSGGTSQPATESIVRAFQGAERETGFDLELLKEIAEYFKPIRAKYLQEGILNPQALMTEPSIVEYQLPGGMLSNFLSQLKMQKAEHKYEDVLREIPRVRADLGYPPLVTPLSQMVGTQAIFNILTGQRYKLIPNEIKNYVRGLYGKSPVPISEEIRKTIIGNEEVFTGRPADKIAAEYDKLVEETRDFARSEEDVLSYALFPQVAKDFLIKKYENE, encoded by the coding sequence GTGAATAAGATTAAAATTATGGAAACTTGTCTAAGAGATGGACATCAATCACTTATGGCTACTCGTTTAACTACTGCTGAAATGTTACCAATAATTGAAAAATTAGATAGTGTTGGTTACCACTCGTTAGAAATGTGGGGAGGGGCAACTTTTGATGCCGCACTAAGATTTCTAAATGAGGATCCTTGGGAAAGATTGAGAGAAATTAAAAAGAGAGTTAAAAATACAAAACTTCAAATGCTACTTAGAGGACAAAACCTTTTAGGTTACCGTAATTATGCAGATGATATAGTTGAAAGATTCGTAAAAAAATCTATACAAAATGGAATAGATATAGTTCGTATATTTGATGCTTTAAATGATGTTCGTAACTTACAAACTGCTTGTGAGGCTACAAAAAAATATGGTGGTCATGCTCAACTTGCAATGAGTTACACTATCAGCCCTGTTCATACTATTGAATATTACAAAAATCTAGCTTTAGAAATGCAAGAAATTGGTGCAGATTCTATTGCTATAAAAGATATGTCTGGAATTTTATTACCAGAAGTTGCTTATGAATTAGTAAAAGAATTAAAATCTGTTTTAAGAGTTCCTGTTGAAGTACATACTCATGCTACTGCTGGACTTGCAAGTATGACTTATATTAAAGCTGTTGAAGCAGGAGCAGATATAATTGATACTGCAATATCTCCATTATCAGGTGGAACTTCTCAACCTGCAACTGAAAGTATTGTTAGAGCTTTCCAAGGAGCTGAAAGAGAAACTGGTTTTGATTTAGAATTATTAAAAGAAATAGCAGAATATTTTAAACCTATAAGAGCTAAATATTTACAAGAAGGTATTTTAAACCCTCAAGCTCTTATGACTGAACCAAGTATAGTTGAATATCAATTACCTGGTGGAATGTTATCTAACTTCCTTTCTCAATTAAAAATGCAAAAAGCAGAACATAAATATGAAGATGTTTTAAGAGAAATTCCAAGAGTTAGAGCAGACTTAGGATATCCACCATTAGTTACTCCACTTAGTCAAATGGTAGGAACACAAGCTATATTCAATATTTTAACTGGTCAAAGATATAAACTAATTCCAAATGAAATAAAGAACTATGTAAGAGGACTTTATGGAAAGAGTCCAGTACCTATATCAGAAGAAATTAGAAAAACAATTATAGGAAATGAAGAAGTATTTACTGGAAGACCTGCTGATAAAATAGCAGCTGAATATGATAAATTAGTGGAAGAAACAAGAGACTTTGCAAGAAGTGAAGAAGATGTATTATCTTATGCTCTTTTCCCACAAGTTGCAAAAGATTTCTTAATAAAAAAATATGAAAATGAATAA
- a CDS encoding 2-hydroxycarboxylate transporter family protein has protein sequence MAKKNFKELFDPRESKWGGINLPMFLCALVVVAIVVYVPFGLDKEGNPGSFLRPNFLIMFSALAIFGLLFGEIGDRIPFWNDYIGGGTILVFFMAAVFGTYNLVPENFMKAVNIFYGKQPVNFLEMFIPALIVGSVLTVDRKTLIKSISGYIPLIIIGVIGASAGGILVGLIFGKSPIDVMMNYVLPIMGGGTGAGAVPMSEMWSSKTGRPASEWFGFAISILSIANVFAILCGALLKKLGEARPNLTGNGELIIDNSKEAIRDKEVEVKPELTDTTAAFILTGVLFMVSHILGEVWESLGLGFDLHRLVFLILLTMFLNIANVVPDKIKAGAKRMQTFFSKHTIWILMAAVGFTTDVKEIIAAAAPSNILIALAIVLGAVGLIMLVARKMKFHPVEAAITAGLCMANRGGAGDVAVLGAADRMELMSFAQISSRIGGAMMLVLGSVLFSFFAS, from the coding sequence ATGGCAAAAAAGAATTTTAAAGAATTATTTGATCCAAGAGAATCAAAATGGGGTGGAATAAACTTACCTATGTTCTTATGTGCATTGGTAGTTGTTGCGATAGTTGTATATGTCCCTTTTGGATTAGATAAAGAAGGAAATCCAGGAAGTTTTTTAAGACCTAACTTTTTGATTATGTTCTCAGCTTTAGCTATATTTGGTCTTTTATTTGGAGAAATTGGAGATAGAATTCCTTTCTGGAATGATTATATTGGTGGAGGAACTATCTTAGTTTTCTTTATGGCTGCTGTATTTGGAACTTATAACCTTGTTCCTGAAAACTTTATGAAGGCAGTAAATATTTTCTATGGTAAGCAACCTGTAAACTTTTTGGAAATGTTTATTCCTGCTTTGATTGTTGGATCAGTTTTAACAGTTGATAGAAAAACTCTTATTAAATCAATAAGTGGATATATTCCATTAATTATAATTGGAGTTATTGGAGCATCTGCTGGAGGAATACTTGTAGGACTTATCTTTGGAAAATCACCAATTGATGTTATGATGAACTATGTACTTCCAATAATGGGTGGAGGAACAGGAGCTGGAGCTGTACCTATGTCTGAAATGTGGTCTTCTAAAACTGGTAGACCTGCATCAGAATGGTTTGGATTTGCTATTTCTATCTTAAGTATAGCCAATGTTTTTGCAATATTATGTGGTGCTTTACTAAAAAAATTAGGAGAAGCTAGACCTAATTTAACAGGAAATGGTGAATTAATTATAGACAACTCTAAAGAAGCTATAAGAGATAAAGAAGTTGAAGTGAAACCTGAACTTACAGATACAACTGCTGCATTTATTTTAACAGGAGTTTTATTTATGGTATCTCATATCTTAGGAGAAGTTTGGGAAAGTCTTGGACTAGGATTTGATTTACATCGTTTAGTATTTTTAATTCTTTTAACTATGTTCTTAAATATTGCTAATGTAGTTCCTGATAAAATTAAAGCTGGGGCAAAAAGAATGCAAACATTCTTCTCTAAACATACAATTTGGATACTAATGGCTGCTGTTGGATTTACAACAGATGTTAAAGAAATTATAGCAGCTGCTGCACCATCAAATATATTAATTGCTCTTGCAATAGTTTTAGGTGCTGTTGGACTTATTATGTTAGTTGCTAGAAAAATGAAATTCCATCCTGTTGAAGCTGCTATTACTGCTGGACTTTGTATGGCAAACAGAGGTGGAGCTGGAGACGTTGCAGTTTTAGGTGCTGCTGATAGAATGGAACTTATGTCATTTGCTCAAATATCTTCTCGTATTGGAGGAGCTATGATGCTAGTGCTTGGTTCTGTATTATTTAGTTTCTTTGCATCATAA
- the ybaK gene encoding Cys-tRNA(Pro) deacylase, translated as MKKTNAIRELESHKIEHIVREYEVDEDHLDTLSVAIKTNEDITRIFKTLVLLNEKKEMLVACIPGLEKLDLKKLAKLSGSKKVEMLPMKDLFSMTGYLRGGCSPIAIKKRHTAFIHNSATDNENILISGGLRGLQIEISPQKLIDYLNLIVGDIIE; from the coding sequence ATGAAGAAAACAAATGCAATAAGAGAATTAGAATCACATAAAATAGAACATATTGTTAGAGAATATGAAGTTGACGAAGATCATTTAGATACTTTATCAGTTGCAATTAAAACTAATGAGGACATCACAAGGATATTTAAAACTTTAGTTCTATTAAATGAAAAGAAAGAAATGCTTGTAGCTTGTATTCCAGGCTTAGAAAAATTAGATTTAAAAAAATTAGCAAAACTTTCAGGAAGTAAAAAAGTTGAAATGCTTCCAATGAAAGATCTATTTTCTATGACTGGATATTTAAGAGGAGGTTGTTCTCCTATAGCTATAAAGAAAAGACATACTGCCTTTATTCACAATTCAGCAACTGACAATGAAAATATTTTAATAAGTGGAGGATTAAGAGGTTTACAGATAGAAATTTCTCCACAAAAGTTAATTGACTATTTAAATTTAATAGTTGGAGATATTATTGAATAG